Proteins encoded together in one Hymenobacter monticola window:
- a CDS encoding carbohydrate binding family 9 domain-containing protein: protein MLCAGLVQGQDNQGPPVPNAATPAPKRQLQAVRISTPPKLDGVLDEAVWQAAPIATKFYELEPTPGRLEKHPTEVRVLYDDNAIYVGAIMHDAAQDSILRELSNRDNIGNSDWFGVFFDTYNDHLNGYEFIVTSGGVQVDLRQSPANGEDGSWNAVWDSRTALHGTD from the coding sequence ATGTTGTGCGCTGGCTTGGTCCAGGGCCAGGACAACCAAGGCCCGCCTGTCCCCAACGCCGCCACGCCCGCGCCCAAGCGGCAGCTGCAGGCCGTGCGCATCAGCACCCCGCCCAAGCTCGACGGCGTACTCGATGAGGCTGTGTGGCAGGCCGCGCCCATCGCCACCAAGTTTTACGAGCTGGAGCCCACGCCGGGCCGCCTCGAAAAGCACCCCACGGAGGTGCGCGTGCTGTATGACGACAACGCCATTTACGTGGGCGCCATCATGCACGACGCGGCGCAGGATTCCATTCTGCGCGAGCTCAGCAACCGCGACAATATCGGCAACTCGGACTGGTTCGGGGTATTTTTTGATACCTACAACGACCACCTGAACGGCTACGAGTTCATTGTGACTTCGGGTGGGGTGCAGGTCGATTTGCGGCAGTCGCCGGCCAACGGCGAGGACGGCTCCTGGAACGCCGTGTGGGACTCGCGCACGGCCCTGCACGGCACCGACTAG
- a CDS encoding M56 family metallopeptidase, with translation MTALENFVSPALTRALGWTLLHSLWQGALVAAVLAGALLLLRRQRAEVRYVASAGALGMVVALAGITFGLYFNSGTEANGKRLPAAVQISQLQLRLAETSAAPVVTDVVPPQRAGNPEKTVAGAAPLLPVAEPQRAASPNWLASGLRYFDRHLPLLVLGWLLGLLAMGLRLLGGLLYVQRLKRYRTRAVSAAWQERLAALSARAGLRRPVALLESALVQVPLVVGHVRPVILLPLGAVAGLSVAHLEAILAHELAHVLRRDYLVNLLQTVAEALFFYHPAVWFMARCVRTERENCCDDVATALCDGDALRLARALTALAEWSQSAVVPTAPRLALAAMGSRGALLNRVRRLVQRRPAAPTLAEGFMAGALVLGGLGLLGSSAVLAGPLAQPTVPAKPEAVDRQTGPSKILVDTTKHVTSTATTGASTTTTTTTATGTNQAHESSREVMVSQSMTDPDQDRPRPRRRDHQARRNEQLVSPISISGDPGTVVITKDKKGRVTDLVVNGRRIETETGKSKLKIKAKQDRDDENQSVQIIQVPMTAPVARGFVYRSDDDGPRQLIARSVEPGQTFRYQLQELQPLRSQRFQALTFNGNRGFQRLKVVPNGSVNRTFYRQPGALLGLAQDGRQREALRSAERALQEASTAKNLSTAQRKRISESLEKVRAQLKQPENATAFQRLSLSGDQREELRERQQELQARQQEIQERIRESRQEVISLDLTRAEDERERADRDREHAERDRRHAERDRQRAERRREQDEALVDQLLKDGLIKDKENFQFKLTASSLTVNGKAQPQPVFQKYLKLYESTHAGRKMGANGSMTINRNSSSQSVSYDSDGPRPPRPPRPPRAPQAPGAMMAPPAPMAPPAPMSPPPPPAPPRLDSEALRSELRKDGLIGADDKSFQLQLKPSGMTVNGKAQSEETAAKYRKLLGHEKGTYNMTISND, from the coding sequence ATGACCGCGCTTGAGAATTTCGTTTCGCCCGCCCTCACGCGGGCCTTGGGCTGGACCCTGCTGCACTCGTTGTGGCAGGGTGCGCTGGTGGCGGCCGTGCTGGCCGGGGCGCTGTTATTGCTGCGCCGCCAGCGGGCCGAGGTGCGCTACGTGGCCTCGGCCGGGGCGCTGGGCATGGTGGTGGCGCTGGCCGGCATCACGTTCGGGCTGTATTTCAATTCCGGGACGGAGGCGAATGGGAAGCGCTTGCCTGCAGCCGTGCAGATTTCGCAGCTGCAATTGCGGCTGGCAGAAACGTCGGCAGCACCCGTTGTAACCGACGTCGTGCCGCCGCAGCGTGCGGGAAACCCCGAAAAAACGGTGGCTGGCGCTGCACCGCTTCTCCCGGTGGCTGAGCCACAGCGGGCCGCTTCGCCCAATTGGCTGGCTTCCGGGCTGCGGTATTTTGACCGGCACCTGCCGCTGCTGGTGTTGGGCTGGCTGCTGGGCCTGCTGGCCATGGGCCTGCGCCTGCTGGGCGGCCTGCTGTACGTGCAGCGGCTGAAGCGCTACCGGACGCGCGCCGTGAGCGCGGCCTGGCAGGAGCGGCTGGCGGCCCTTTCGGCCCGCGCTGGCCTGCGCCGGCCGGTGGCGCTGCTGGAATCGGCGCTGGTGCAGGTGCCGCTGGTAGTAGGCCACGTACGCCCCGTGATTCTGCTGCCGCTGGGTGCTGTTGCGGGCTTGTCAGTGGCACACCTGGAAGCCATTCTGGCCCACGAGCTGGCCCACGTGCTGCGCCGCGACTACCTTGTGAACCTGCTGCAAACGGTGGCCGAGGCGCTGTTTTTCTACCACCCGGCCGTGTGGTTTATGGCCCGCTGCGTGCGCACCGAGCGCGAAAACTGCTGCGACGACGTGGCCACGGCCCTCTGCGACGGCGACGCCCTGCGCCTGGCCCGCGCCCTCACGGCCCTGGCCGAGTGGAGCCAAAGCGCCGTGGTGCCCACCGCCCCGCGCCTGGCCCTGGCCGCCATGGGCAGCCGCGGCGCCCTCCTGAACCGCGTGCGCCGCCTGGTGCAGCGCCGCCCGGCCGCGCCGACGCTGGCCGAAGGCTTCATGGCCGGGGCGCTGGTGCTGGGCGGGCTGGGTTTGCTGGGCAGCAGCGCGGTGCTGGCCGGGCCGCTGGCCCAACCCACGGTGCCCGCCAAGCCGGAGGCCGTTGACCGGCAAACCGGTCCATCCAAAATATTGGTTGATACCACGAAGCATGTGACGAGTACTGCAACCACAGGTGCTTCTACCACGACTACAACGACCACCGCCACAGGAACGAACCAAGCCCATGAGAGCAGTCGTGAGGTGATGGTGTCTCAATCCATGACTGACCCTGACCAGGACCGCCCGCGCCCCCGGCGGCGCGACCATCAGGCCCGTCGCAACGAGCAACTCGTGTCCCCAATATCCATTAGCGGTGACCCCGGCACGGTGGTTATCACCAAAGACAAAAAAGGCCGCGTGACCGACCTTGTGGTAAACGGGCGGCGCATTGAAACCGAAACCGGCAAGAGCAAGCTCAAAATCAAGGCGAAGCAAGACCGCGACGATGAAAATCAGTCGGTGCAGATAATTCAGGTGCCGATGACGGCGCCGGTGGCGCGGGGCTTTGTGTACCGCAGCGATGACGACGGGCCGCGGCAGCTGATTGCGCGCAGCGTTGAACCGGGCCAGACCTTCCGGTACCAGCTGCAGGAGTTGCAGCCGCTGCGCAGCCAGCGGTTCCAGGCGCTGACATTCAACGGAAACCGGGGCTTTCAGCGGCTTAAAGTTGTGCCAAATGGCTCAGTGAATCGCACGTTTTACCGGCAGCCCGGCGCGTTGCTCGGTCTGGCCCAGGACGGCAGGCAGCGCGAGGCCCTGCGCAGCGCCGAGCGCGCCCTACAGGAGGCCAGCACGGCCAAAAACCTCAGCACCGCCCAGCGCAAGCGCATCAGCGAAAGCCTGGAAAAAGTGCGCGCCCAGCTCAAGCAACCCGAAAATGCGACCGCCTTCCAGCGACTGAGCCTGAGCGGCGACCAGCGCGAGGAACTGCGGGAGCGACAGCAGGAACTGCAGGCACGCCAGCAGGAAATTCAGGAGCGCATCCGCGAGTCGCGGCAGGAAGTGATAAGCCTGGATTTGACCCGGGCTGAGGACGAACGGGAGCGCGCCGACCGGGACCGGGAACACGCCGAGCGTGACCGCCGGCATGCCGAACGCGACCGGCAGCGCGCCGAGCGCCGCCGGGAGCAAGATGAAGCCTTGGTAGACCAGCTGCTGAAAGACGGTCTGATTAAAGACAAGGAAAATTTCCAGTTTAAGCTCACAGCCAGCAGCCTGACGGTGAACGGCAAAGCGCAGCCGCAGCCGGTGTTTCAGAAATACCTGAAGCTGTACGAGAGCACCCATGCTGGCCGCAAAATGGGCGCCAACGGCTCGATGACCATCAACCGCAACAGCAGCAGCCAGTCGGTGAGCTACGACAGTGACGGGCCTCGGCCGCCGCGCCCACCGCGTCCACCGCGTGCCCCGCAGGCTCCCGGCGCAATGATGGCTCCGCCGGCTCCCATGGCCCCGCCGGCCCCTATGTCGCCCCCGCCGCCACCCGCCCCGCCCCGCCTCGATTCGGAGGCGTTGCGCAGCGAGCTGCGCAAAGACGGCCTGATTGGCGCCGACGACAAGAGCTTTCAGCTGCAGCTCAAGCCCTCGGGCATGACGGTGAACGGCAAGGCGCAATCGGAGGAAACGGCGGCGAAATACCGCAAGCTGCTGGGCCACGAAAAAGGCACCTACAACATGACTATTTCGAACGACTAA
- a CDS encoding BlaI/MecI/CopY family transcriptional regulator: MSKAPPPKPTDSELEILHVLWQHGPATVRAINDHLSQRRQAEVGYTTTLKICQLMLEKGLVRRDDADRSHVYRAAVREQETQNLLLDKFVDATFGGSALKLVMQALGSRQTSADELAQIRRLLNDIEIQNSTPNPDDDDRA; encoded by the coding sequence ATGAGCAAAGCACCGCCCCCCAAACCTACGGATTCTGAACTGGAAATCCTGCACGTGCTCTGGCAGCACGGGCCCGCCACTGTGCGCGCCATCAACGACCACCTGAGCCAGCGCCGCCAGGCGGAGGTGGGCTACACCACCACGCTCAAGATATGCCAGCTGATGCTGGAGAAGGGCCTGGTGCGGCGCGACGACGCCGACCGTAGCCACGTGTACCGGGCCGCGGTGCGCGAACAGGAAACCCAAAATCTGCTCCTCGACAAGTTCGTGGACGCCACCTTCGGCGGCTCGGCCCTGAAGCTGGTGATGCAGGCCCTGGGCAGCCGCCAGACCTCGGCCGACGAGCTGGCGCAAATCCGCCGCCTGCTCAACGACATTGAAATTCAAAATTCCACCCCTAACCCCGACGACGATGACCGCGCTTGA
- the folB gene encoding dihydroneopterin aldolase produces the protein MGQIALEGLEFFAFHGYYDEEQKIGNKYGVDLYIKTNLLAAGESDKLTETVNYEVLYRLVAEEMRAPARLLEHVAHRVLDRIMAELPHVRKVKINVSKFNPPLGGICHRARVTLTKRRNKAEAQAG, from the coding sequence ATGGGCCAAATCGCACTCGAAGGACTGGAGTTTTTTGCTTTTCACGGCTACTATGATGAGGAGCAGAAAATCGGCAACAAGTACGGCGTGGACCTGTACATCAAAACCAACCTGCTGGCGGCGGGCGAGTCGGATAAGCTCACCGAGACGGTGAACTACGAAGTTCTCTACCGCTTGGTGGCCGAAGAAATGCGCGCCCCCGCCCGGCTGCTGGAGCACGTGGCCCACCGCGTGCTCGACCGCATCATGGCCGAGCTACCGCACGTGCGCAAGGTGAAAATCAACGTGAGCAAGTTCAACCCCCCGCTGGGTGGCATCTGCCACCGCGCCCGCGTGACGCTGACGAAACGCCGAAACAAGGCTGAGGCTCAGGCTGGTTAA
- a CDS encoding aldo/keto reductase, which translates to MNLTSFRTLGRSGLVVSPLSLGTMTFGTPRWGSPDDVSESIFNAYVDAGGNFIDTADVYAGGRSEELVGQYVAARGLRDQLVLATKFGFSGQPGNPNAGGNGRKNIYRALEGSLRRLQTDYVDLYWLHVWDMVTPVEEVLQTLGDLVRAGKIRYFGFSDMPAWYTAKAAALAHAHAVPGPIAQQLAYSLVERSIEREHLPAARESGLGNVPWSPLAAGFLAGKYQRTDAGARGEGRLSGPNPFGNTLFTDRNWRILEALRTVAAAAGRPLSQVALAWVVAQPGVSAPIIGASKVEQLHDNLAALEVRLTPEQLQTLNAASALEPAFPYGIFSPEVNKGVFGGHAVQGWK; encoded by the coding sequence ATGAACCTTACTTCTTTCCGCACGCTGGGCCGCTCTGGCTTGGTGGTCAGCCCGCTGTCGCTGGGCACCATGACGTTTGGCACCCCGCGCTGGGGCTCGCCCGACGACGTGTCTGAGTCCATTTTCAACGCCTATGTGGACGCAGGCGGCAATTTCATTGACACCGCCGACGTGTACGCCGGCGGACGCAGCGAGGAGCTGGTGGGCCAATACGTGGCCGCCCGTGGCCTGCGCGACCAACTGGTACTGGCCACCAAATTCGGCTTCAGCGGTCAGCCCGGCAACCCCAACGCCGGCGGCAACGGGCGCAAAAACATCTACCGCGCCCTCGAAGGCTCCCTACGCCGCCTCCAAACCGACTACGTGGACCTCTACTGGCTGCACGTGTGGGACATGGTTACGCCCGTGGAGGAGGTACTCCAAACGCTGGGCGACTTGGTGCGGGCGGGCAAAATCCGCTACTTCGGCTTTTCCGACATGCCCGCTTGGTACACCGCCAAGGCCGCCGCGCTGGCCCACGCCCACGCTGTGCCCGGCCCCATTGCCCAGCAGCTGGCCTACTCGCTGGTGGAGCGCAGCATTGAGCGCGAACACCTGCCTGCTGCCCGCGAAAGCGGCCTCGGCAACGTGCCTTGGAGCCCACTGGCTGCCGGCTTTCTGGCCGGCAAGTACCAGCGCACCGACGCCGGCGCCCGGGGCGAAGGCCGCCTGAGCGGCCCCAACCCGTTTGGCAACACCCTATTCACCGACCGCAACTGGCGCATTCTCGAAGCGCTGCGGACGGTAGCCGCAGCGGCAGGGCGGCCGCTGTCGCAGGTGGCGCTGGCGTGGGTGGTGGCCCAGCCTGGCGTCTCGGCGCCCATCATCGGGGCCAGCAAGGTAGAGCAGCTACACGACAACTTAGCCGCGCTTGAGGTCCGTCTCACGCCGGAGCAATTGCAAACCCTAAATGCGGCCAGCGCCCTCGAACCGGCTTTCCCCTACGGCATCTTCTCGCCTGAAGTAAACAAAGGGGTTTTCGGCGGCCACGCGGTGCAGGGCTGGAAATGA
- a CDS encoding DivIVA domain-containing protein, which translates to MKITALDIRQKTFEKSFRGVDKDEVQAFLNTISQQWERLGDENRELRLKLEHAQQDVQKMREVESSLYRTLKTAEDTSNNITEQAQRDADLRIREAQFQAESIISEARQRAREVVDGAYQQAEKTIADMQREVSGLGQECQRLEQQLDTLVRDLHHLASDALDKVEKARNRPKGGTAAILSRAARVHVERPKESALETTPEPPSAMQVTSSSAVSSAAAVAAATPTSFHQSARAHSEEALERSLETTGYNPKPGQQPDPGAPAEAPRPDIERPGAPAENPGISPAPHIDPPAPSQVPDPAPPYVQPAAPDIQPIGPSHPEINQPSPVTHPGQPGMAAKAPEPAAAVAEKSFFDEI; encoded by the coding sequence ATGAAAATCACCGCCCTCGATATCCGGCAGAAAACGTTTGAAAAATCCTTTCGCGGGGTTGACAAAGACGAGGTGCAGGCCTTCTTGAACACCATTTCGCAGCAGTGGGAGCGCCTGGGCGACGAAAACCGCGAGCTGCGCCTCAAGCTGGAACACGCCCAGCAGGACGTGCAGAAAATGCGCGAAGTGGAAAGCAGCCTCTACCGCACCCTCAAAACCGCCGAAGACACCAGCAACAACATCACCGAGCAAGCCCAGCGCGACGCCGACCTGCGCATCCGCGAGGCCCAGTTTCAGGCCGAAAGCATCATCAGCGAAGCCCGCCAGCGGGCCCGCGAAGTGGTGGACGGCGCCTACCAGCAGGCCGAAAAAACCATTGCCGACATGCAGCGCGAGGTATCGGGCCTGGGCCAGGAGTGCCAGCGCCTGGAGCAGCAGCTCGACACCCTGGTGCGCGACCTGCACCACCTGGCGTCCGACGCCCTCGACAAGGTAGAAAAAGCCCGCAACCGGCCCAAGGGCGGCACGGCGGCCATCCTTTCGCGCGCCGCCCGCGTACACGTGGAACGGCCGAAGGAATCGGCCCTCGAAACCACTCCTGAGCCCCCGTCCGCCATGCAGGTCACTTCTTCCTCCGCTGTTTCGTCCGCCGCTGCCGTGGCCGCCGCCACGCCCACCTCGTTTCATCAGTCGGCCCGCGCGCACTCGGAAGAGGCGCTGGAGCGCAGCCTCGAAACCACCGGCTACAACCCCAAGCCCGGCCAGCAGCCCGACCCCGGCGCGCCCGCCGAAGCGCCGCGCCCCGACATTGAGCGCCCCGGCGCCCCGGCCGAAAACCCCGGCATCTCGCCCGCCCCGCACATCGACCCGCCCGCGCCCTCGCAGGTGCCCGACCCGGCGCCGCCCTACGTGCAGCCCGCCGCGCCCGACATTCAGCCCATCGGCCCCAGCCACCCCGAAATCAACCAGCCCTCGCCCGTGACGCACCCCGGCCAGCCCGGTATGGCGGCCAAGGCTCCCGAACCCGCGGCGGCCGTGGCTGAGAAGTCTTTCTTCGACGAGATTTAG
- a CDS encoding WD40 repeat domain-containing protein produces MSEIFRPPVTKTATLAGHRDAVYALTGGSGDTIYSGSADGMVVGWDTGAPERDGELLARVENSVYALRHLPELGLLVLGHNFQGIQAIDVAQRKLAHATALPPVAIFEIVASVARQRLYVAMGDGTLAVLRLPDFRIEKLLRLADKSLRCLALHEGRGELAVGSSDTFTRILDLDSLETKFTLGESTNSVFSVAYAPDGARLLTAGRDAQIRTWDVAAGYALTSQVPAHMYTINHLAFSPDGQYLASCSLDKSIKLWDAGTLTLLRVLDRARAAGHGTSVNRLVWPGTENRLVSCSDDRSLAVWQLGVKNEE; encoded by the coding sequence ATGTCCGAAATTTTCCGCCCGCCCGTTACCAAAACTGCTACCCTCGCCGGCCACCGCGACGCGGTATACGCCCTCACGGGCGGCTCCGGCGATACCATTTACTCGGGCAGTGCCGATGGCATGGTGGTGGGCTGGGACACGGGCGCACCCGAGCGCGACGGCGAATTGCTGGCCCGCGTCGAAAACTCGGTATATGCCCTGCGCCATTTGCCGGAGCTGGGCTTGCTGGTGCTGGGGCACAATTTTCAGGGTATTCAAGCCATTGATGTGGCGCAACGCAAGCTGGCACACGCCACGGCCCTGCCGCCGGTGGCCATCTTCGAAATCGTCGCTTCGGTGGCTCGGCAGCGACTCTATGTAGCCATGGGCGACGGCACGCTGGCCGTGCTGCGCCTGCCCGATTTTCGCATCGAAAAACTCCTGCGCCTTGCCGATAAAAGCCTGCGCTGCCTGGCCCTGCACGAAGGCCGTGGCGAACTGGCCGTGGGCAGCTCCGATACCTTCACCCGCATTCTGGATTTGGATTCGCTGGAAACCAAATTCACCTTGGGCGAAAGCACCAATTCGGTGTTCTCGGTGGCGTACGCGCCCGACGGCGCCCGCCTGCTCACGGCCGGGCGCGACGCCCAGATTCGGACCTGGGACGTGGCCGCCGGCTACGCGTTGACGAGCCAGGTGCCGGCGCACATGTACACCATCAATCACTTGGCCTTTAGCCCCGACGGGCAGTACCTGGCCTCTTGCAGCCTCGATAAAAGCATTAAATTGTGGGATGCGGGCACGCTCACGCTGCTGCGGGTACTCGACCGCGCGCGCGCGGCCGGGCACGGCACCTCGGTAAACCGGCTGGTTTGGCCGGGCACCGAAAACCGGCTAGTTTCGTGTAGCGACGACCGCAGCCTGGCCGTATGGCAATTGGGAGTGAAGAATGAGGAATGA
- a CDS encoding 4'-phosphopantetheinyl transferase superfamily protein, giving the protein MPLHSCQRLSPTAVLGLWQLTETPDELWPLLPQPATYRALMPATADAARQAQWLAGRVLIHALLPEIMAEPPADLVVQNDATGRPWLAGTGHGLTVSLSHSGTWVAAVLSHGGRVGVDIEIIRDKAQRLAGKFLAADEWAAAQATAADGAAHYTLLWSAKETLYKLAAQRGIIFKNQLLLGSFAPQQSGEIPATLVLGGVETRHCICYSQPAPGYVLTYCHEPTA; this is encoded by the coding sequence ATGCCCCTTCACTCCTGCCAGCGCCTCTCCCCTACCGCCGTGCTGGGCCTGTGGCAGCTCACCGAAACACCGGATGAGCTGTGGCCCCTGCTGCCGCAGCCAGCTACCTACCGGGCACTGATGCCCGCCACGGCCGATGCCGCCCGCCAGGCGCAGTGGCTGGCGGGCCGGGTGCTCATCCACGCGCTGCTCCCGGAAATAATGGCCGAGCCGCCCGCCGACCTGGTGGTGCAAAACGATGCCACCGGCCGCCCCTGGCTGGCGGGCACGGGGCACGGCCTCACGGTGTCGCTGTCACATTCGGGCACCTGGGTGGCGGCGGTGCTGAGCCATGGCGGCCGCGTCGGCGTAGATATTGAAATCATTCGCGACAAGGCCCAGCGCTTAGCGGGCAAGTTTTTGGCGGCCGACGAGTGGGCTGCGGCCCAAGCCACGGCCGCCGACGGAGCTGCGCACTACACCCTGCTCTGGAGCGCGAAGGAGACGCTCTATAAGCTGGCGGCCCAGCGCGGCATCATCTTCAAAAACCAGCTGTTGCTGGGGTCTTTTGCTCCGCAGCAATCCGGCGAAATCCCGGCTACGTTGGTTTTGGGCGGGGTCGAAACGCGGCACTGCATTTGTTATTCCCAGCCGGCGCCCGGCTACGTGCTCACCTATTGCCACGAACCCACTGCGTAG
- a CDS encoding redoxin domain-containing protein, whose product MSFRRISIVAAVALLALTLAGGVARAQGGGTVADFTLKTAANADVSLKSYAGNKAVVVVFLNPACAFSRLYQERLASLSSSYRSKGVQFLFVNVPIFLDAPGTAAPGEVELPTLADPSQQVDNLLGITKTEEAVVLQPVAGGFAIRYRGAIDDNPQVAGSVQQYYLKQALDNVLAGRPVGGEAKRATGCLIKQ is encoded by the coding sequence ATGTCATTCCGCCGCATTTCCATAGTTGCCGCCGTTGCCTTATTGGCTCTCACGCTGGCCGGGGGCGTGGCCCGCGCCCAGGGCGGTGGCACCGTTGCCGACTTCACCCTCAAAACCGCCGCCAACGCCGACGTGAGCCTGAAAAGCTACGCCGGCAACAAGGCGGTGGTGGTGGTGTTTCTGAATCCGGCCTGCGCCTTTTCGCGCCTCTACCAGGAGCGGCTGGCCTCGCTCAGCAGCAGCTACCGCAGCAAGGGCGTGCAGTTCCTGTTCGTCAACGTGCCCATTTTCCTCGATGCCCCGGGCACCGCAGCCCCTGGCGAAGTGGAGCTGCCCACCCTGGCCGACCCCAGCCAGCAGGTTGACAACCTGCTCGGTATTACGAAAACGGAGGAAGCCGTGGTGCTGCAGCCCGTAGCCGGCGGCTTCGCCATCCGCTACCGCGGCGCCATCGACGACAACCCGCAGGTGGCCGGCAGCGTGCAGCAATACTACCTCAAACAGGCGCTCGACAACGTGCTGGCCGGCCGCCCCGTCGGCGGGGAAGCCAAGCGCGCCACCGGCTGTTTAATTAAACAGTAA
- a CDS encoding transglutaminase-like domain-containing protein translates to MTNKEIKALISLLDDPEIAPQIQDKIQNLGESIIPFLEESWEETLDGQQQQRLEDLIHHLQFEGLQQRLKVWREAGATDLLEGMWLLNTYQYPDADFQALNRAIEQLRFEAWTALRPDMHPADQVQTLNYVMFRQHKFAANTQHFHSPANSMLQRVIETKRGNPLTLCVIYLLVAQRLKLPVFGVNLPNLFVLTFRPELKGAEPFYINCYNRGLVLSRTDIEHYVSQLNITSNPMFYEPCSNLDIVRRALRNLQMSFEKLQEPLKAAEVAVLLSILE, encoded by the coding sequence ATGACCAACAAAGAAATCAAAGCCCTCATCTCGCTGCTCGACGACCCGGAAATCGCGCCGCAAATCCAGGACAAAATCCAGAACCTGGGCGAGAGCATCATTCCGTTTCTGGAAGAAAGCTGGGAAGAAACCCTCGACGGCCAGCAGCAGCAGCGGCTCGAAGACCTCATTCACCACCTGCAGTTTGAGGGCTTGCAGCAGCGCCTGAAAGTGTGGCGCGAGGCCGGCGCCACCGACCTGCTCGAAGGCATGTGGCTGCTGAACACCTACCAGTACCCTGACGCCGACTTCCAAGCCCTGAACCGCGCCATCGAGCAGCTCCGCTTTGAGGCCTGGACCGCCCTGCGCCCCGACATGCACCCCGCCGACCAGGTGCAGACGCTGAACTACGTGATGTTTCGGCAACACAAGTTCGCGGCCAACACCCAGCACTTCCACTCGCCAGCCAATTCTATGTTGCAGCGTGTGATTGAAACCAAGCGCGGCAACCCGCTCACACTCTGCGTGATTTACCTGCTGGTGGCCCAGCGCCTCAAGCTGCCGGTGTTCGGCGTGAACCTGCCCAACCTGTTTGTGCTCACCTTCCGCCCCGAGCTCAAAGGCGCCGAACCGTTCTACATCAACTGCTACAACCGCGGCCTCGTGCTCTCGCGCACCGACATCGAGCACTACGTCTCGCAGCTCAACATCACCTCCAACCCGATGTTCTACGAGCCCTGCTCCAACCTCGACATCGTGCGCCGCGCCCTGCGCAACCTGCAAATGAGCTTCGAGAAGCTCCAGGAGCCTTTGAAAGCCGCTGAGGTAGCTGTACTGCTGAGCATCTTGGAGTAG